The Flavobacteriaceae bacterium 3519-10 genome includes a window with the following:
- a CDS encoding predicted permease: MYKNSALFRLHVIVFLWGFTAILGKLIHANAHVLVFYRMFFASAILFLFFRVFKKRSLRVPRKLLAQLVMIGGFMGFHWLCFFYSIKVSNVSIALSCLSLSTLFTSVLEPIIFKRKIDISEVIIGIVIVICMGMIFKTEFQYKEGIFFGVLTALFGTIFQVYNGKIYGKTSSGNIIFYEIFSGFLILSLFYMLTGQIWDVIEISYRDLALVILLAGVFTAYPMLESVSLMKYISPFTLILTINLEPVYGIILAFFIFGESEQMSPVFYIASVVMISAIVINGVIKARKSAKTNNLDI, encoded by the coding sequence GTGTATAAAAATTCGGCCTTATTCAGATTGCATGTAATTGTCTTTTTATGGGGCTTCACAGCTATTTTGGGCAAACTGATCCATGCCAACGCGCACGTGCTGGTTTTCTACCGTATGTTTTTTGCATCGGCAATTCTGTTTCTGTTTTTCAGGGTTTTTAAAAAGCGCAGCCTTAGGGTACCACGAAAACTTTTGGCGCAGCTCGTGATGATTGGAGGTTTTATGGGCTTCCACTGGCTGTGCTTCTTCTATTCGATAAAAGTTTCTAATGTTTCCATTGCATTAAGTTGCCTGTCACTGTCCACGTTGTTCACTTCTGTTCTTGAGCCCATCATCTTTAAAAGAAAAATAGATATTTCGGAAGTCATCATCGGGATTGTTATCGTAATCTGCATGGGGATGATATTTAAAACCGAATTTCAGTATAAGGAAGGGATTTTCTTTGGCGTACTTACCGCACTTTTCGGAACGATATTTCAGGTTTATAACGGGAAAATCTACGGGAAAACCAGTTCCGGCAATATTATTTTCTACGAAATTTTCTCCGGCTTTTTAATTCTGAGCTTATTTTACATGCTGACCGGCCAAATTTGGGACGTAATTGAAATAAGTTACCGCGATTTGGCGTTAGTCATATTATTGGCAGGCGTTTTTACGGCGTATCCGATGCTCGAATCTGTGAGTCTGATGAAGTATATTTCGCCATTCACGCTGATATTAACCATTAATCTGGAGCCGGTTTACGGGATTATTCTGGCTTTCTTTATCTTTGGAGAATCCGAGCAGATGAGCCCGGTCTTTTATATTGCGTCAGTCGTTATGATATCCGCTATCGTGATTAACGGCGTAATTAAGGCCCGGAAAAGCGCAAAAACAAACAATTTAGACATTTGA
- a CDS encoding Methylcrotonyl-CoA carboxylase carboxyl transferase subunit, which produces MDLEFNKREDQNKLKLAEINRLLAQIKKGGGEQRLQKQRDEGKLTARERIEYLLDKNSESIEIGAFAGFEMYEEHGGCPGGGVIVVMGYVSGKQCLVVANDASVKAGAWFPITAKKNLRAQEISMENRLPIIYLVDSAGVYLPMQDEIFPDKEHFGRIFRNNAKMSAMGIIQISAVMGSCVAGGAYLPIMSDEAMIVDKTGSIFLAGSYLVKAAIGENIDNETLGGATTHCEISGVTDYKAKDDQDALNRIKNIMKSIGSYEKAGFDRIESFPPKEKIENIFGHMPDSRADQYDTFNIIKCLVDHSEFEEYKPDYGKTIICATARIDGWSVGIVANQRKLVKNGKGEMQFGGVIYSDSADKATRFIANCNQRKIPLIFLQDVTGFMVGSKSEHGGIIKDGAKMVNAVANSVVPKFTVITGNSYGAGNYAMCGKAYDPRLIVAWPWSDLAVMGGSQAAKVLAQIQESTLKKQGKEITPEEHQEILDTISKRYKKQTEPTYAAARLWTDAIINPVDTRTWISMGIEAANHAPITEKFNLGVIQV; this is translated from the coding sequence ATGGATTTGGAATTCAACAAAAGAGAAGATCAGAATAAACTTAAGCTCGCTGAAATAAACCGCCTGCTGGCTCAGATAAAAAAGGGTGGTGGCGAACAGCGTCTTCAGAAGCAGCGCGACGAGGGCAAACTCACCGCCCGCGAAAGAATTGAATATCTTCTTGATAAAAATTCTGAATCGATCGAAATTGGCGCGTTTGCTGGTTTCGAAATGTACGAAGAGCATGGCGGCTGTCCCGGTGGTGGCGTCATTGTGGTGATGGGCTATGTTTCGGGGAAGCAATGTCTTGTGGTAGCGAACGATGCTTCTGTAAAAGCCGGTGCCTGGTTTCCGATCACCGCAAAGAAAAATCTGCGTGCCCAGGAAATCTCAATGGAAAACCGGCTGCCGATTATTTATCTCGTAGATTCGGCAGGCGTCTATCTACCGATGCAGGACGAAATTTTCCCCGATAAAGAACATTTCGGCAGAATCTTCAGAAACAATGCGAAGATGAGCGCGATGGGCATCATCCAGATCTCCGCGGTGATGGGCAGTTGCGTGGCCGGCGGTGCGTACCTCCCAATTATGAGTGACGAAGCGATGATCGTGGATAAGACGGGCTCTATTTTTCTTGCCGGAAGTTACCTGGTAAAAGCGGCTATTGGTGAAAATATCGATAACGAAACATTGGGCGGCGCGACCACACATTGCGAAATCTCTGGCGTTACCGACTATAAAGCCAAAGACGATCAGGATGCCTTGAACCGTATTAAAAATATCATGAAATCAATCGGTAGCTATGAAAAAGCGGGCTTTGACCGCATTGAAAGTTTCCCGCCGAAAGAAAAAATCGAGAATATTTTTGGTCACATGCCGGATTCCAGGGCTGATCAGTACGATACTTTCAACATCATTAAATGTTTAGTGGATCATTCAGAATTCGAAGAATATAAGCCCGATTACGGCAAAACTATAATCTGTGCAACCGCCAGAATCGATGGCTGGAGCGTTGGAATTGTTGCCAACCAGAGAAAACTCGTAAAGAACGGCAAAGGCGAAATGCAGTTTGGCGGCGTGATCTATTCCGATTCAGCGGATAAAGCCACGCGGTTTATCGCCAACTGCAATCAACGGAAAATCCCGCTTATTTTCCTTCAGGATGTCACCGGTTTTATGGTCGGTTCCAAGTCTGAGCATGGCGGAATTATTAAAGACGGGGCAAAAATGGTGAACGCTGTAGCCAATTCGGTGGTGCCGAAATTCACCGTAATCACCGGCAATTCTTACGGTGCAGGAAATTATGCAATGTGCGGAAAAGCCTACGACCCGAGACTTATTGTTGCCTGGCCGTGGAGCGATCTGGCGGTAATGGGTGGAAGCCAGGCTGCGAAAGTTCTGGCGCAAATTCAGGAATCGACCTTAAAAAAGCAGGGCAAAGAAATTACGCCGGAGGAACATCAGGAAATTCTTGACACCATCTCAAAAAGATATAAGAAGCAAACCGAACCAACCTACGCGGCGGCGAGGCTTTGGACCGATGCAATCATCAATCCGGTTGATACGCGCACGTGGATTTCGATGGGCATCGAAGCAGCGAATCACGCGCCGATTACTGAAAAGTTTAATTTGGGTGTAATTCAGGTTTAA
- a CDS encoding 4-hydroxyphenylpyruvate dioxygenase — protein MVQQGKIRLVFTSGLNSNSPICEHQKKHGDGVKVLALWVDDAYSAFEETTKRGAKPYLEPLTLTDEQGEVRMSGIYTYGETVHMFVERKNYHGDFMPGYQKWVSNYNPTEVGLLYVDHCVGNVDWNRMIPTVEWYENVMGFVNILSFDDKQINTEYSALMSKVMSNGNGFAKFPINEPAEGKRKSQVEEYLDFYEDEGVQHIAVATKDIIRTVTELKARGIEFLPAPPNSYYDMVPERVGTIDEDIKKLSDLGILIDCDEEGYLLQIFTKPVEDRPTLFFEIIERHGAQSFGAGNFKALFEALEKEQERRGNL, from the coding sequence GTGGTTCAGCAAGGTAAAATACGTCTCGTTTTCACATCAGGTTTAAATTCAAACTCCCCGATTTGTGAGCATCAGAAAAAACATGGTGATGGTGTAAAAGTGCTCGCACTGTGGGTTGACGATGCCTATTCTGCTTTTGAGGAAACCACCAAACGTGGCGCAAAACCATATCTTGAACCTTTAACGCTCACCGATGAGCAGGGCGAAGTGCGCATGTCCGGCATTTACACCTACGGCGAAACCGTGCATATGTTCGTCGAAAGAAAAAATTACCACGGCGATTTCATGCCGGGCTACCAAAAATGGGTAAGCAACTATAATCCTACCGAAGTTGGACTTTTATACGTGGATCATTGCGTGGGGAATGTTGACTGGAACCGCATGATTCCGACTGTTGAATGGTATGAAAATGTGATGGGTTTTGTGAATATCCTGAGTTTTGACGACAAGCAGATCAACACCGAATATTCTGCGCTGATGAGTAAAGTGATGAGCAACGGAAACGGTTTCGCAAAATTCCCGATCAACGAGCCCGCGGAAGGAAAAAGAAAATCTCAGGTTGAAGAATATCTGGATTTTTATGAAGACGAAGGCGTGCAGCATATCGCGGTCGCAACAAAAGACATCATCAGAACGGTAACCGAACTTAAGGCAAGAGGCATTGAGTTTTTACCGGCGCCACCAAATTCTTACTATGATATGGTTCCTGAACGTGTGGGAACAATTGATGAAGACATTAAAAAATTATCCGATTTAGGAATTTTAATTGATTGTGACGAGGAAGGCTACCTGCTGCAGATTTTCACAAAACCGGTTGAAGACCGACCTACCCTGTTCTTCGAAATTATCGAAAGGCACGGTGCGCAAAGTTTCGGGGCAGGGAATTTCAAAGCACTTTTTGAGGCGCTTGAAAAAGAACAGGAACGCAGAGGTAATCTTTAG
- a CDS encoding YceI, which produces MSAKWNLDPTHSEITFKVRHMMISNVKGEFKEFNVELDTADDTFKSVKVKATVDASSISTNNTDRDNHLKSAEFFNTEAHPQITFESDALTENGSGTLTINGVSKPITLDVDFGGTNVDPWGQTKAGFSFEGKINRKDFGLNWNAALETGGVMVSDEVKIAGELQFVKA; this is translated from the coding sequence ATGTCAGCAAAATGGAACTTAGACCCAACTCACAGTGAAATTACTTTCAAAGTAAGACACATGATGATTTCTAACGTAAAAGGCGAATTCAAAGAATTCAATGTAGAGCTAGATACTGCCGATGACACTTTTAAAAGTGTTAAGGTAAAAGCAACCGTTGATGCTTCATCAATCAGCACAAACAATACAGACCGCGACAACCACCTTAAAAGTGCCGAATTCTTCAATACTGAAGCTCACCCGCAAATCACTTTTGAAAGCGACGCTTTAACTGAAAACGGTTCAGGAACACTTACAATCAACGGAGTTTCGAAACCGATTACTTTAGATGTAGATTTCGGAGGTACCAATGTTGACCCTTGGGGACAAACCAAAGCCGGTTTCTCGTTTGAAGGAAAAATCAACAGAAAAGATTTCGGACTTAACTGGAATGCTGCGCTTGAAACCGGCGGCGTAATGGTTTCCGACGAAGTGAAAATAGCAGGTGAACTGCAGTTTGTGAAAGCATAA
- a CDS encoding Excinuclease ABC subunit C, whose protein sequence is MSIRVYVFPYFCIMNSNLELQLKTLPSEPGVYRYYDKNDQLLYVGKAKHLKKRVLSYFNKNLPGYRTRIMVAKIHRLETTIVPSEYDALLLENNLIKEHQPFYNVMLKDDKSYPWICIKNEDFPRIFLTRTMIKDGSEYYGPYARVRPAKVLLDTIKHIYKLRTCTLNLSPPKIAEGKYKVCLEFHIKNCQGPCEMLESKEDYDLKIDAIRGIIKGDFKRAKEYLVNQMMKYAENLQFEDAHVVKERLDMLENYQHKHTVVNPNIDDVDVFGMTSDETAAYVNYFKIQNGNIIQSFTTEIKKILDESDEDILEEAMIEIRQKFNSDSKEILLPFHLTLEIPNVKLIVPKVGDKKRIVELSEKNAKEYRIEKLKAVQIVDPERHTNRIMAEMQKLLRMPVEPRHIEGFDNSNIQGTNPVSACVVFKNGKPSKADYRIFHPKTVEGANDFATMEEVIHRRYRRLLEENSPLPQLILIDGGKGQLSSAVKSLKLLGLYGKITIIGIAKRLEEIYFPEDPIPLYLDKKSETLKILQRVRDESHRFGVKHHRTRRKNSTIKSELEEIPGIGEKAVDLLLSKLKSVKRVKESSRETLEEILGKSRGGLVWEYFNTPE, encoded by the coding sequence TTGAGCATCAGAGTCTATGTTTTTCCTTATTTTTGTATTATGAATTCCAATCTCGAACTTCAGCTGAAAACCTTACCCTCAGAACCGGGCGTTTATCGGTATTACGATAAAAACGACCAACTTCTGTACGTAGGGAAGGCGAAGCATCTGAAGAAAAGAGTGTTGTCTTATTTTAATAAAAATCTTCCGGGTTACCGTACGCGGATTATGGTCGCGAAGATCCATCGGCTGGAGACCACCATCGTCCCTAGTGAATACGATGCTTTATTACTCGAAAATAATTTAATTAAGGAACATCAGCCATTCTATAACGTAATGCTGAAAGATGACAAATCCTATCCCTGGATTTGCATTAAAAACGAAGATTTCCCGCGGATATTCCTCACCCGGACCATGATAAAGGATGGCTCGGAGTATTATGGCCCCTATGCAAGGGTGCGTCCCGCCAAGGTTTTGCTCGATACGATCAAACATATCTATAAGTTAAGAACCTGCACGTTGAATCTTTCGCCGCCTAAAATCGCCGAAGGAAAATATAAAGTGTGTCTTGAGTTTCATATCAAAAACTGTCAGGGACCTTGTGAAATGCTCGAATCCAAGGAAGATTACGACCTCAAAATTGATGCGATACGCGGAATAATTAAAGGCGACTTTAAGAGGGCAAAAGAATATCTCGTCAATCAGATGATGAAATATGCTGAAAACCTGCAGTTTGAGGACGCCCATGTGGTGAAGGAAAGGCTGGATATGCTCGAAAATTATCAACACAAACACACGGTGGTAAACCCAAATATAGACGACGTGGATGTGTTTGGGATGACAAGCGACGAAACGGCTGCCTATGTGAATTACTTCAAGATCCAGAACGGCAATATCATCCAAAGTTTTACGACCGAGATAAAAAAGATTCTCGACGAAAGTGATGAAGACATTCTGGAAGAAGCCATGATTGAAATCCGTCAGAAATTCAATTCAGATTCCAAAGAAATTCTTTTGCCATTTCATCTTACGCTCGAGATTCCGAACGTTAAACTCATCGTTCCGAAGGTTGGGGATAAAAAAAGGATTGTGGAACTTTCGGAGAAAAACGCCAAAGAATACCGCATCGAAAAACTTAAAGCCGTACAGATTGTAGATCCCGAAAGGCATACCAACCGAATCATGGCAGAAATGCAGAAACTCTTGCGCATGCCTGTCGAGCCCCGTCATATCGAAGGTTTCGACAACTCAAATATTCAGGGAACAAATCCCGTTTCGGCCTGTGTTGTGTTTAAAAACGGTAAACCCAGCAAGGCTGATTACCGTATATTTCATCCCAAAACCGTTGAAGGGGCGAATGATTTTGCGACAATGGAGGAAGTGATACACCGGCGCTACCGCAGGCTTTTAGAAGAAAATTCGCCGTTGCCTCAACTGATTTTGATCGATGGTGGAAAGGGCCAGCTCTCGTCGGCTGTTAAAAGTTTAAAACTGCTGGGATTATACGGTAAAATCACGATCATAGGTATCGCCAAACGTTTGGAAGAGATATATTTTCCTGAGGATCCGATTCCACTTTACCTTGATAAGAAATCGGAAACGCTGAAGATTTTGCAGCGGGTGCGCGACGAATCTCACCGTTTTGGCGTGAAACATCACCGTACGCGCAGAAAAAATTCAACCATAAAATCTGAACTCGAAGAGATTCCGGGCATCGGTGAAAAAGCCGTTGATTTACTTCTAAGCAAACTGAAATCTGTAAAGCGCGTGAAAGAATCTTCGCGCGAAACCCTTGAGGAAATTTTAGGTAAAAGCCGCGGTGGTTTGGTTTGGGAATATTTTAATACGCCAGAATAA
- a CDS encoding TerC family integral membrane protein, with protein MDLFGALDFPNFYDPQIWVSLLTLTFLEIVLGVDNIIFISIISDKLPKEKQRFARNLGLAFAMIFRVVLLLMINWIIGLKEAVITLGWFNEPGTDLPLALSWKDIILLAGGIFLIAKSTFEIHGKMSGHDDAPKPKSSASSLMTMVIIQIIVIDMVFSLDSILTAIGLVDNVLLMIIAVVISIGIMMAFAGPISAIINRYPSLQMLALSFLVVIGVMLVAEGIHQHVSKNIIYSCLAFSLIVEVLNIRFRNKQKSNYLKLNPDLNEDLSITHKDEQ; from the coding sequence ATGGACTTATTTGGCGCACTGGATTTCCCCAACTTTTACGACCCGCAGATCTGGGTGAGTTTGCTCACGCTTACGTTTCTGGAGATCGTGCTGGGCGTAGACAATATCATTTTTATCTCAATTATTTCCGATAAATTACCAAAAGAAAAGCAGAGGTTCGCAAGAAATCTCGGACTTGCGTTTGCAATGATTTTCAGGGTAGTGCTGTTACTTATGATCAACTGGATCATCGGCCTAAAGGAAGCTGTGATCACGCTTGGCTGGTTTAACGAACCCGGAACCGACCTTCCGCTTGCGCTGAGTTGGAAAGATATCATCCTTCTTGCCGGAGGTATTTTCCTTATTGCTAAAAGTACATTCGAGATTCATGGTAAAATGTCGGGTCATGATGATGCTCCGAAACCCAAATCAAGTGCTTCGAGCCTTATGACGATGGTAATTATTCAGATTATCGTGATCGATATGGTTTTCTCCTTAGATTCAATTTTAACCGCTATTGGCCTTGTAGACAACGTATTATTGATGATTATCGCGGTGGTAATCTCAATTGGAATTATGATGGCTTTTGCAGGACCAATTTCAGCAATCATCAACAGATATCCGAGTTTGCAGATGCTTGCGCTGTCTTTCTTAGTCGTGATCGGTGTGATGTTGGTAGCGGAAGGTATTCATCAGCATGTTAGCAAGAACATTATCTATTCGTGTCTTGCGTTCAGTTTGATCGTTGAGGTTCTGAACATCCGCTTCAGAAACAAACAAAAGAGTAATTATCTAAAACTTAATCCGGATCTGAATGAGGATTTAAGTATTACCCATAAAGACGAACAATAA
- a CDS encoding esterase/lipase/thioesterase family protein, translated as MKIQIKKNIIIRNAETRDFLADAYFKDSSKKLPLVIFAHGYKGYKDWGAWDLMAEKFAQEGFFFVKFNFSHNGTTLDKPTKFADLEAFANNNFTKEMSDYDALINHFSSSLEVDSNRIAVIGHSRGAGISVIKSFEDDRIKAVVSLAGVSHFGYRFPSGDRLQHWQDTGVMYSENARTKQQMPHYYQFFEDYKANEQRFSVQHAAQHLEKPMLIIQGTDDAAVKDKEAFLLNEWCKSSELFIMEGANHTFGATEPWSSGHLPDDLQRATDKMTAFLDGVFKLNQKNPG; from the coding sequence ATGAAAATTCAAATTAAAAAAAACATCATCATCCGTAATGCCGAAACCCGCGATTTCCTCGCTGATGCTTACTTTAAGGACTCATCTAAAAAACTTCCGCTTGTGATTTTCGCGCACGGCTACAAAGGTTACAAAGATTGGGGCGCGTGGGATCTGATGGCGGAAAAATTCGCACAGGAAGGTTTTTTCTTTGTCAAATTCAACTTTTCGCATAATGGAACCACTTTGGACAAACCCACTAAATTTGCTGACCTTGAAGCCTTCGCCAACAACAATTTCACCAAAGAAATGTCGGATTATGACGCACTCATCAATCATTTCAGCAGTTCGTTGGAAGTCGATTCGAACAGAATTGCGGTGATCGGCCACAGCCGTGGCGCCGGAATTTCAGTAATCAAGTCATTCGAAGACGACCGAATAAAAGCTGTAGTATCACTTGCAGGCGTAAGTCACTTCGGCTACCGTTTCCCTTCCGGGGACCGGCTTCAGCATTGGCAAGATACGGGTGTGATGTACTCTGAAAATGCACGGACTAAACAGCAGATGCCGCACTACTATCAGTTTTTCGAAGATTATAAAGCCAACGAGCAGCGTTTTTCTGTTCAGCATGCGGCGCAACATTTGGAGAAACCGATGCTGATCATCCAGGGAACCGATGATGCCGCGGTGAAAGACAAGGAAGCTTTTTTACTTAACGAATGGTGTAAATCTTCGGAACTGTTTATCATGGAAGGTGCGAACCACACATTTGGTGCCACTGAACCTTGGTCTTCCGGACATTTGCCCGATGACCTGCAACGCGCCACAGATAAAATGACCGCTTTTCTGGACGGGGTTTTTAAATTAAATCAGAAGAATCCGGGCTAG
- a CDS encoding Fumarylacetoacetase, protein MKSFVNYAQDSDFSIHNIPFGVAVFDQEYIACCTRIGDLVIDLATLYDYGYFDEISGINENVFEAYTLNEFIELGKPVTNAVRLKLQELLSEDSKLANDEKTKEDCFFDLDKVKMMMPVHIPNYTDFYSSIEHATNVGKMFRDPANALLPNWKHLPVGYHGRASSIVVSGTDIIRPKGQTKPADADSPVFGPCKQLDFELEMAFIVNKHTEMGDSITTAEAEDAIFGMVLFNDWSARDIQSWEYVPLGPFLGKNFGSSISSWVVTLEALEPFRTASPIQQPEVLDYLKFEGEQNFDINLQVYLQPEKGTECLVSESNYKFMYWNMTQQLAHHTVNGCNIEVGDMYASGTISGTDPKSFGSMLELTWRGQNPLKLNDGQERRFIEDHDTVIMRGFAEKDGIRVGFGEVSGTILPAK, encoded by the coding sequence ATGAAATCATTTGTAAACTACGCTCAGGATTCAGACTTTTCAATACATAACATTCCGTTTGGCGTTGCGGTTTTTGATCAGGAATATATCGCATGCTGCACGCGCATCGGTGATCTGGTTATTGATCTTGCCACACTTTATGATTACGGGTATTTCGATGAGATCAGCGGCATCAACGAAAATGTATTTGAAGCTTACACGCTGAATGAATTTATTGAGCTTGGCAAACCGGTTACCAACGCGGTACGGCTGAAATTGCAGGAACTGCTTAGCGAAGATTCAAAACTCGCCAATGACGAAAAAACCAAGGAAGACTGTTTCTTCGATCTTGATAAAGTAAAAATGATGATGCCGGTGCACATCCCCAATTACACCGATTTCTACAGCAGCATCGAACACGCCACCAACGTCGGAAAAATGTTCCGCGACCCGGCGAACGCGCTATTGCCCAACTGGAAACATCTTCCGGTAGGCTACCATGGCCGTGCCTCGTCGATCGTTGTTTCGGGCACCGATATTATCCGTCCGAAAGGCCAAACCAAGCCCGCGGATGCAGATTCTCCGGTTTTCGGGCCGTGTAAACAGCTCGATTTCGAACTTGAAATGGCATTTATTGTTAATAAACACACCGAGATGGGCGACAGCATCACAACAGCAGAAGCCGAAGACGCTATTTTTGGGATGGTCCTATTCAACGACTGGTCTGCGCGCGACATCCAAAGCTGGGAATATGTGCCGCTCGGGCCGTTTTTAGGTAAAAACTTCGGAAGTTCAATCTCTTCGTGGGTGGTAACGCTGGAAGCTTTAGAGCCTTTCAGAACTGCGTCGCCGATACAGCAGCCTGAAGTTCTAGATTATTTAAAATTCGAAGGCGAGCAAAATTTCGACATTAATCTCCAGGTTTATCTTCAGCCGGAAAAAGGCACTGAATGTCTTGTTTCGGAAAGCAATTACAAATTTATGTACTGGAACATGACCCAGCAACTCGCGCATCACACGGTAAATGGCTGCAACATTGAGGTTGGTGATATGTATGCATCGGGCACGATTTCAGGTACAGACCCGAAATCTTTCGGCTCTATGCTCGAACTCACATGGCGCGGACAAAACCCATTAAAGCTGAATGACGGCCAGGAAAGAAGATTCATCGAAGATCACGACACGGTAATCATGCGGGGTTTCGCGGAAAAAGACGGAATTCGAGTAGGATTTGGTGAGGTTAGCGGAACGATATTGCCGGCAAAATAA
- a CDS encoding metallopeptidase: protein MKLFMKRVTISALAFSGIVLLHSCGTANTADQSATENQTVATETKAAPAEEGLNLDYMDTAVRPQDDFFSYVNGNWVKTAEIPSDKASWGSFNALREDVDVASLEILNKILSDQFSAGSEGQKIQALYGTFMNWDKRNADGINPIKADLAKIDQLKTIADLQKYLIEATKTGDNPLYAWRVGADLKNSKMNAVYFGGPSLGLGRDYYQKESESNTATLAEYKNYLAQLYTVLGYKNADQTAQRVVAFEKQLAKDLLNNEQNRDANLRYNPKNVSELPALVKSINLPNYLSAVGVNTDKVIVSEIKYLQNMDSWMNARTLPLIKEYLKARMVAGNATNLNQQLDDINFNFYSKYLQGQKEQRSMDKRGLGIVNGTLGEAFGKLYVEKYFPAGAKEQMETYISYIKKGFEHHIANLDWMSPETKVKAQEKLSKFSVKIAYPDTWKDYSKLQLASDADGGSYYTNLQKVTEWQYAKNLDKVGKPVDKTEWGMAPQTVNAYYSGSNNEIVFPAAILQPPFFNFKADPAVNFGGIGAVIGHEISHGFDDSGSRFDGDGNLNNWWTDADRKNFDGKVGQLADQYSKYEPVKGSFINGKFTSGENIGDLGGVAVAYTALQMYLKDHGDPGLISGFNQDQRFFMSWATVWRTKSTEQYMVNQVKTDPHSPGYFRAFGPLVNQDSFYKAFDVKPGDKLYKAPEERVKIW from the coding sequence ATGAAATTATTTATGAAAAGAGTTACGATAAGCGCTTTAGCTTTTTCAGGTATTGTTTTGCTGCATTCATGTGGCACTGCAAATACTGCAGATCAGTCTGCAACGGAGAACCAAACGGTTGCCACAGAGACCAAAGCCGCACCGGCGGAGGAAGGGCTAAACCTTGATTATATGGACACCGCCGTGCGTCCTCAGGACGATTTCTTCAGTTACGTAAATGGCAACTGGGTGAAAACAGCGGAAATTCCTTCCGATAAAGCATCTTGGGGAAGTTTCAATGCGCTTCGCGAAGATGTTGATGTAGCTTCACTTGAGATTTTAAACAAGATTTTATCCGATCAGTTTTCGGCCGGCTCCGAAGGCCAAAAAATTCAGGCGCTGTACGGCACTTTCATGAACTGGGACAAACGGAATGCGGACGGCATTAACCCGATTAAAGCGGATCTTGCTAAAATCGATCAGCTCAAAACCATCGCAGACCTTCAGAAATATTTAATTGAAGCCACTAAAACCGGCGATAATCCTCTTTACGCGTGGAGAGTGGGCGCGGATCTGAAAAACTCCAAGATGAACGCCGTTTATTTTGGTGGACCAAGCTTAGGTTTAGGCCGCGATTACTACCAGAAAGAGAGCGAATCAAACACCGCGACGCTAGCAGAGTACAAAAACTACCTGGCTCAGCTGTACACCGTTTTAGGCTATAAAAACGCTGACCAAACTGCGCAACGTGTGGTAGCATTCGAGAAACAACTTGCGAAAGACCTTCTTAACAATGAGCAAAACCGTGACGCCAACTTGAGATACAATCCTAAGAATGTTTCTGAGCTACCTGCACTGGTAAAAAGCATCAATTTGCCAAACTATCTTTCGGCTGTTGGTGTAAATACAGATAAGGTGATCGTAAGCGAAATCAAATATCTCCAAAACATGGACAGCTGGATGAACGCCAGAACGCTTCCATTAATCAAAGAATATCTTAAAGCGCGTATGGTTGCGGGTAATGCCACAAACCTGAACCAGCAGCTGGACGACATCAACTTTAATTTTTATTCTAAATATCTGCAGGGCCAGAAAGAGCAGCGTTCAATGGACAAGCGCGGACTTGGTATTGTTAACGGTACTTTGGGCGAGGCTTTCGGAAAGCTTTATGTAGAGAAATATTTTCCTGCAGGCGCGAAAGAACAGATGGAAACTTACATCAGCTACATCAAAAAAGGTTTCGAACATCACATCGCAAACCTCGACTGGATGTCGCCGGAAACAAAAGTAAAGGCACAGGAAAAACTTTCGAAGTTCAGCGTGAAAATTGCGTATCCTGATACCTGGAAAGATTATTCGAAATTGCAGTTAGCTTCCGATGCAGACGGCGGATCTTACTATACCAACCTGCAGAAAGTTACCGAGTGGCAGTACGCCAAAAACCTCGATAAAGTAGGCAAACCGGTTGATAAAACCGAATGGGGAATGGCACCGCAGACTGTAAACGCGTATTACAGCGGTTCGAATAACGAGATCGTGTTCCCGGCAGCAATTCTTCAGCCGCCTTTCTTCAATTTTAAAGCAGATCCTGCGGTAAACTTTGGCGGAATCGGAGCTGTAATCGGGCATGAAATTTCTCACGGCTTCGACGATTCAGGATCAAGATTTGACGGTGACGGTAACCTCAATAACTGGTGGACCGATGCCGACAGAAAGAATTTCGACGGTAAAGTAGGTCAGCTGGCCGATCAATACAGCAAATACGAGCCTGTGAAAGGAAGTTTCATTAACGGGAAATTCACAAGTGGAGAAAACATCGGCGATTTAGGAGGTGTTGCAGTTGCGTACACGGCGCTGCAGATGTACCTTAAAGATCACGGAGATCCGGGATTGATCTCCGGTTTCAATCAGGATCAGCGCTTTTTCATGAGCTGGGCTACCGTTTGGAGAACCAAATCTACCGAGCAGTATATGGTCAACCAGGTGAAGACAGATCCGCACTCGCCGGGATATTTCCGCGCGTTCGGGCCGTTGGTCAATCAGGATTCCTTCTACAAGGCGTTTGACGTAAAACCTGGCGACAAACTTTATAAAGCACCGGAAGAAAGGGTAAAAATCTGGTAA